From one Eucalyptus grandis isolate ANBG69807.140 chromosome 9, ASM1654582v1, whole genome shotgun sequence genomic stretch:
- the LOC120288405 gene encoding probable protein phosphatase 2C 27, producing the protein MCLYMIVLLRIETGVVTVKPSSDEHPRFVPVFRSGSCSNIGQKKYMEDEYICIDNLLGQLGAAAESSCPGAFYGVFDGHGGTDAALFVQKNILRFIVEDTHFPVCAKKAMKSAFLKADSAFAKADSLDKTSGTTVLTALIRGRTMLIANAGDSRAVLGKRGKAIELSTDHKPDSTSERPRIEKLGGAVYDGYLNGEISVARAIGDWHMKRPEGSPCPLTAEPELREKVLCEEDEFLILACDGLWDVMSSQSAVTIVRKELMNHNDPEKCSRELVRLALNQNTLDNLTVVVVCFSSDPPRLETPKLKRSISVEGMCLIRDAMDNNS; encoded by the exons ATGTGCCTATATATGATTGTTTTGCTTA GAATTGAGACTGGAGTAGTTACTGTAAAGCCATCATCAGATGAACATCCTCGTTTTGTACCGGTGTTCCGCTCTGGAAGCTGTTCTAACATTGGGCAAAAGAAATATATGGAGGATGAGTACATCTGCATAGACAACCTTCTCGGACAATTAGGTGCAGCAGCAGAATCTTCTTGTCCTGGAGCTTTCTATGGG GTGTTTGATGGCCATGGTGGCACTGATGCAGCTTTATTTGTCCAAAAGAACATTCTGAGGTTTATAGTTGAGGACACCCATTTCCCGGTCTGTGCGAAGAAGGCTATGAAGAGTGCTTTCTTGAAAGCTGATAGCGCATTTGCCAAAGCAGATTCTCTCGACAAGACCTCTGGTACCACCGTTTTGACAGCCCTTATTCGTGGAAG gacAATGCTGATAGCTAATGCAGGGGACTCTAGGGCGGTATTGGGGAAGCGTGGAAAGGCAATTGAACTGTCCACAGACCATAAGCCTGATTCTACATCAGAGCGACCCAGAATCGAGAAACTGGGTGGTGCTGTTTATGATGGTTATCTAAATGGTGAAATATCTGTTGCACGGGCCATTGGAGACTGGCACATGAAACGCCCTGAAGGCTCACCCTGTCCTTTGACTGCGGAGCCGGAGCTGCGGGAGAAGGTGCTCTGTGAAGAGGATGAATTCCTAATTCTTGCCTGTGATGGCTTGTGGGATGTGATGAGTAGCCAATCTGCTGTTACAATTGTGAGGAAGGAGCTAATGAATCACAACGATCCTGAGAAGTGCTCGAGGGAATTAGTTCGACTGGCACTTAATCAGAACACGCTTGACAATCTGACAGTAGTAGTTGTATGTTTTTCATCAGATCCACCTCGGCTCGAGACACCGAAGTTAAAGAGAAGCATATCCGTCGAAGGTATGTGTCTTATTCGGGATGCGATGGACAATAATTCGTGA
- the LOC104417871 gene encoding LOW QUALITY PROTEIN: zinc transporter 5 (The sequence of the model RefSeq protein was modified relative to this genomic sequence to represent the inferred CDS: inserted 2 bases in 2 codons) — MMSPKQTSEDRGSPQFGHTPFQIIHILGNFLRIWSVYSMYRYLTQTGASVVLFIFCCLVPATILFLFLQKPWKGRPLSNTQVVPSVINGAITAFYFVLWGKGLKLCGPLRALMAEYSGAVLGVLSAVLYGQRQHVWKKVGGLMAMVASFYLLSQGWAMASYFPIKFGESPDTGDQTEHNLGMKEMILPIFXGILSALRRVIARRVSLKNQYKRRLHAXTVASATCFLFPVAMWDMIIGSESADSKDLPFSTWAFISTIAFGIILIFYIDNIAEERLHMVFSSPRHLMVAGGCIIIMEIVYQVDFSLLGFLICALILGFGIHAATSLQRPRGDSLQKSSLSDDIFGDQVQMSPLPT, encoded by the exons ATGATGTCGCCGAAGCAAACCTCGGAAGATCGAGGATCGCCTCAGTTCGG GCACACACCCTTCCAGATAATTCATATATTGGGCAACTTTTTGAGAATATGGTCGGTCTACTCAATGTACCGTTACTTGACTCAGACGGGAGCATCAGTTGTGCTCTTCATCTTCTGTTGTCTGGTCCCTGCAACAATCCTGTTTTTGTTCCTGCAGAAGCCTTGGAAGGGTAGACCACTCTCTAATACTCAG GTCGTACCTTCGGTGATAAATGGTGCCATAACGGCTTTCTACTTTGTTTTGTGGGGAAAGGGCTTGAAACTATGTGGACCGCTTAG AGCTTTAATGGCGGAGTATTCTGGTGCTGTTCTTGGGGTCTTATCTGCTGTACTCTATGGACAAAGACAGCATGTATGGAAAAAG GTTGGCGGGTTGATGGCAATGGTGGCGTCTTTCTACCTGTTGTCGCAAGGATGGGCTATGGCCTCATATTTTCCAATAA AGTTTGGAGAAAGTCCCGATACTGGCGATCAGACAGAACACAATCTGGGTATGAAAGAAATGATACTTCCAATCT GCGGAATCCTGTCGGCATTGAGGAGAGTGATTGCACGACGTGTCTCACTCAAG AATCAATATAAAAGAAGACTTCATG CAACAGTTGCTTCCGCGACATGCTTTCTGTTTCCTGTGGCAATGTGGGATATGATCATA GGATCAGAGTCTGCTGATAGCAAGGATTTACCATTTTCAACATGGGCTTTTATAAGCACCATTGCTTTTGGGATTATCTTGATATTTTACATTGACAATATTGCGGAGGAGAG ATTGCACATGGTTTTTTCTTCTCCACGTCATCTGATGGTAGCTGGTGGATGTATCATAATCATGGAGATTGTTTACCAAGTGGACTTTTCTCTTCTGGGGTTTCTAATTTGTGCCTTAATACTGGGCTTTG GGATACATGCAGCAACTTCTTTACAGCGTCCTAGAGGAGATTCTCTCCAAAAATCAAGCCTTTCTGATGACATTTTTGGGGACCAAGTACAGATGTCCCCACTTCCAACTTGA
- the LOC104417872 gene encoding protein NUCLEOLAR COMPLEX ASSOCIATED 4: MASSTSALPKTRKKRDNKYKLKDLKALGHQLLSSRAHVNNLPLLLSFVSPASPPPHALESLLSLQSFFTPLVPDLPPSAASSLGAGAQADPEVIYRTWLRSKFDEFVRSLIEVAVSAQAEETLKEIVLDAIMEFVKMGKGGRFQSAIYHQLLHSIVYSSTEVEFLLELLSSKYLKYIDIRYFTYITLEKLSRNLETKDMRDDRSVADGEDGRDLKASIKRSISTIHYIISHVPSLNSLDEKSDCEMWSGSGDASGTSESLKPEVEKPKSEKHESSVLSATKIAKKIKLKFTKAWISFLRLPLPLDIYKEVLVSLPQAVIPHLSNPIMLCDFLTRSYDIGGVVSVMALSSLFILMTQHGLEYPNFYEKLYALLQPSIFIAKHRAKFFELLDSCLKSPLLPAYLAAAFAKKLSRLALSVPPAGALVIVALIHNLLRRHPSINCLVHREDGESEAKDHLKLEEQTAGNGNDSTGMLLSKKRSFDHFRDTEVNPVKTHAMRSSLWEIDTLRHHYCPPVSRFVLSLENDLTVRAKTTEVAIKDFSSGSYGTIFAEEVKLLSSLQIP, encoded by the exons ATGGCGTCCTCAACCTCGGCTCTCCCCAAGACCCGGAAGAAGAGAGACAACAAGTACAAGCTGAAGGACCTCAAGGCCCTCGGCCACCAGCTCCTCTCCTCCCGCGCCCACGTCAAcaacctccccctcctcctctccttcgtCTCCcccgcctcgccgccgccccacgccctcgagtccctcctctccctccagTCCTTCTTCACCCCGCTCGTCCCCGACCTCCCCCCGTCCGCCGCCTCGAGCCTCGGGGCGGGCGCCCAGGCGGACCCCGAGGTGATCTACAGGACGTGGCTCCGGTCGAAGTTCGACGAGTTCGTCCGCTCGCTCATCGAGGTCGCGGTGTCGGCGCAGGCCGAGGAGACTCTCAAA GAAATTGTGTTGGATGCGATAATGGAGTTCGTGAAGATGGGAAAAGGGGGCAGGTTTCAATCAGCCATTTACCACCAGCTTCTGCATAGCATT GTCTATTCTTCTACAGAAGTTGAGTTTTTGTTGGAATTGCTTTCATCCAAGTACTTAAAGTACATTGACATTCG CTACTTTACATACATTACACTAGAAAAGCTTTCCAGGAATTTGGAGACTAAAGATATGAGAG ATGACAGAAGTGTTGCTGATGGCGAGGATGGGAGGGATTTGAAAGCTAG CATCAAGCGCTCAATTAGTACGATCCATtacatcatatcacatgtcCCTTCTCTGAACAGCCTGGATGAAAAGTCTGATTGCGAGATGTGGAGTGGTTCAG GTGATGCTAGTGGAACATCCGAGTCTTTAAAACCAGAAGTTGAAAAGCCTAAAAGTGAAAAGCACGAGTCTTCT GTACTGTCTGCCACCAAAATAGCTAAGAAGATAAAATTGAAGTTCACGAAAGCCTGGATTTCATTTTTGAGGTTGCCACTTCCACTTGATATATATAAAGAG GTTCTAGTCTCTCTCCCTCAGGCAGTAATTCCTCACCTATCTAATCCCATCATGTTATG TGATTTCTTAACTAGATCGTACGACATTGGTGGAGTTGTCAGTGTCATGGCTCTCAGCAGTCTCTTCATCCTAATGACGCAACATGGCTTAGAATATCCCAACTTCTATGAAAAGCTTTATGCACTTTTGCAACCCTCCATCTTCATTGCAAAGCACAGGGCAAAATTTTTCGAA TTGCTTGATTCCTGCTTAAAATCACCCCTCCTTCCAGCATATCTGGCTGCTGCTTTTGCTAAGAAACTTAGTCGACTAGCACTTTCTGTGCCTCCAGCTGGGGCACTGGTTATTGTTGCTCTTATCCACAATCTCTTGCGACGGCATCCTTCAATCAACTGTTTGGTGCACAGG GAAGATGGTGAGTCTGAGGCCAAGGATCATCTGAAATTGGAAGAGCAGACTGCTGGCAATGGAAATGACTCAACTGGCATGCTTTTGTCTAAAAAACGCAGTTTTGATCATTTCCGGGATACTGAAGTTAATCCTGTAAAGACTCATGCAATGA GAAGTTCACTTTGGGAAATTGATACGTTACGACACCATTACTGTCCTCCAGTATCAAG GTTCGTCTTATCATTGGAGAATGATTTGACAGTCCGGGCTAAGACAACAGAAGTCGCCATTAAAGATTTTAGTTCTGGTTCATATGGAACTATATTTGCAGAGGAGGTAAAGTTACTTTCAAGTCTCCAAATTCCATAA